The genomic segment GCGAGTAATTGAATTTCTTTAGTTGCGTTCATAATTATAGGTGATGCTTGAATCAAGAGGACAAGTCCAAGTGCTACTCCTGCTTGCGGAAACATGCACACTCCGAGATATTTCTTAGTTCTCTCATCAGTATGCGATATTTTTGCACCCGTAAAAACACCTGAATATTTCCCGATCATTCTTGCGAGGACAAAAACTATTCCGAGAACAAGTATTTTCGGATTTGAAAAAATCCCTAACTCCAATTCTATACCGGCAATGCAAAAAAACATAGCATATATTGGTGGAGTTATCCTTCCGAGAATTCGTGAAATACGTTGATTTTTGTTAGACAAGTTTACCAAAGTTGCTCCCACTACGATATTTGTTATCAGGGATGAAATGTGTAAAGGATGCGCCAGACTGATAATTGTGAGCAATATTCCGAGTGAAATTATCATGATCTCACTTGTGCTTTGTTTTTTATAAGTTGCCTTGTGCAAAATGTATCCTGCCACAATTCCTATGATAATTGACAAAAACAATTCGCGAAAAGCATAAATTATCAAGATCGCCGCTGATTGATCTACAGCTTGTTGCTGGGGAATTAAAGTTCCCACAAATGCAAAAACAATTCCGAATAGAATTACTGCTCCGGCATCGTCCAAAGCAACCAATCCGTATAAATAGTCCACGAATTTTCCTCTTGCTCGCAAACTTTGAACTATTGCAATGGTAGCTGCCGGTGCTGTGGCAGAGGCTATTGCTCCGAGAAGAAGAGCGAATTCAAATTCTAATCCAAAAAGCATAAGAGCGAGACTTGTCAGAATGAATGTAAATGCTATCTGAAAAACGGTCATTATAAAAACATTTTTACCAACTGCTTTGAGCTTTGCTCGTGAAAATTCTCCCCCGATTGCCAGAGCAATCAAACCAAGTGCGATCTCCGTGATGGGTCGGAGTGTGTGCACCATTTTTATTTCGATAATCGAGCCCAAAGATTCACCTAAAAGAATTCCGGAAACGATATATCCGGTAATCACAGGCAATTTAACTTTTTGTGCCAATTTCCCAAAAACATATCCGAAAAGAAGCAAAAAACCAAGTGCAAAAA from the Candidatus Cloacimonadota bacterium genome contains:
- a CDS encoding cation:proton antiporter, which translates into the protein MNPLLINSNGFLQSILYFLRHTVSEHILFALGFLLLFGYVFGKLAQKVKLPVITGYIVSGILLGESLGSIIEIKMVHTLRPITEIALGLIALAIGGEFSRAKLKAVGKNVFIMTVFQIAFTFILTSLALMLFGLEFEFALLLGAIASATAPAATIAIVQSLRARGKFVDYLYGLVALDDAGAVILFGIVFAFVGTLIPQQQAVDQSAAILIIYAFRELFLSIIIGIVAGYILHKATYKKQSTSEIMIISLGILLTIISLAHPLHISSLITNIVVGATLVNLSNKNQRISRILGRITPPIYAMFFCIAGIELELGIFSNPKILVLGIVFVLARMIGKYSGVFTGAKISHTDERTKKYLGVCMFPQAGVALGLVLLIQASPIIMNATKEIQLLAINAVNIVIFSVFINELVGPVLSKWAIIKGAKLNEY